The window GATGGGGTTCTGATCAAGTCTGAACCACGGGCAATAAGTCCGAACGCGGATCGAGAGGAGGGAGCTACTCTGGGCCAAACCGAGGAGCACCTGCCCACTGGGAGTAGACGTAGGAAGAGGCCCGTTCAGAGAGGGAAACCACCCTACAGTTACATCGCTCTCATTGCCATGGCCATCGCCAACTCCCCCGAGAGAAAACTCACACTTGGGGGTATTTATAAATTCATCATGGAACGTTTTCCCTTTTATCGAGAGAACTCAAAGAAGTGGCAAAACTCCATCCGCCACAACCTCACCCTCAACGACTGCTTTGTCAAGATTCCCCGGGAACCTGGAAGGCCTGGTAAGGGCAACTATTGGACTTTGGACCCCGCTGCTGAAGACATGTTCGACAACGGGAGTTTTCTGCGGAGGAGGAAAAGATTCAAGCGCACTGACGTAAGCACCTATCCTGGGTACATGCAGAGCTCTAGTGCGTTCACCCCAAACCCCATGGGCAGACCGGCATACCCCAACACCATGTACCCAGGAATAGGATCGGGTTACGGCTCGCAGCTGGCAGGGACCCCCCACCCGGTGATGCTGCATCATTATCAGACCCCTACCGGGGTCAGTCAAGGACAGCCAAGGATGTTCAGCATCGACAACATCATCAGCCAGCAGTCGGTGATGCAGGGAGGAGAGCTCAACCCGCTGGGGTTAGGCGGTGGAGACTTGGGCACCATGTCTGCTAGCTGCTCCCTCACTGGCACTGACCCCTCCAACTGCTTCCAGATGCAGACTGTCAATCCCTCGGGGAATTCACTGGGCAGAGGCGGTGGGGGACTGTCATCAAACCTGGCACCCGGGTATCCTTACTCTTCCTCGGCATCCCCCCCACACCTACCTTCCATGATGCAGTCCAGTTTCTCTCCAGGTAGCTCTCAGGTGTACTGCACGGGGAACCGTCTGTCTCTACCCGCCGTGCGCTCCGGGTCTTGCGCGGAGCACACTGAGCAACTACTGGGTCTCTCCAGCACAATGAACTCTTACAACAACTCTTACATGAGACAAGCCAATTTTGCATCAGGATTAGATCGGTAtatgtgaaaaactgatttttatAGAGACAAACAACGATAGAGCCTCAATTACATTCCATTTGAAATAGGTGTGAAACCTCATCTTTGTTTGAAATGCAAATCGACATTCCATTATAGTTGTGTTCATATCTCAGTGCTATTGGTTCGTTTATCTTATGTGTTTTATAACATCAATATTGATGGGTTTTTAGATGTTCTGTAGCCTATCTACTTGTACTTCCTTGTCCGAGAACAATTCCAATTACTGAACCTTACATTTTTGTCATTGtcacctgtaaaaaaaaaaaaagagttctcAAACAATATTATTAGCCATATACCTGTATACTgttctattttgtgaaatgtaaATAGTTTATTTCTCTGTGAATTATATTGAAAGGCCTACATTGTTATTTACCGTGTTTGGTTGgtgtaataaatacattttttgataAGCACGGTCTTGTTGCTTGCATTTGTTGAATTGAATAggtctacatggttaatactCGCCTCTCTGATAAGAATTATGCCTACTTTAAATTAATAGTTGATCGTTCATTAGACTTTAAATCCAATTCCCATAAGCCGTATACTCATAAATGAGTGTTTAATTGCAtatctatacatttatattaagCGAACAAAATCTTTACTGATTTATTCACGATTGGCCTGCTTGGGAATTTTCGCAGACTCTCTCTAAGTTATTAACTTCATTTATAAAGTCGCTAATTATGTTGATATGATTCGTTTCCCACCTGCTAATAAAAATTACCAAATCAGAAATAGATTGTCAAATGTATAGGGTTGAATTGGCCTACACAAATGTCTCCTAATTTAACCTTGTGTTCTATTACAAACTTCTAGGGAATATATGCAGTATTTAATTTGCCTGATTTGTAAGATCATTTATATGCATTGTTGGTAGTAGCACAGAAACGACATGCTTTACAGTTATTTGAAGTAATGTCACAGGATACATATTTGTGGTTGTATCATTATGAATCCACGTACACACGTGGATATCCATATATGCACAGGTTTTGGACTTGACCTAGTTGATCAAGAAGAGTGTAGGGCAAACGGACTTCTTAGTCTAGCCTTATTAAGGCCTAAAACATATTTAGAACACATGTGTGTTGCTGTTATCTGATTTTgtagattaaaatatatatatacattcggAACATTGGATTGGGACAGAACTGTTTTTACTATCGCCTCGAGTCTGCATGCATGCGTAAAATAGCGAAGTATATTGACTACATATACAGTGCATCAGGAATTTAGAGTTATTTGTTAACTTTAgctgtgaatgatacaaaccttagaatttCTTAGAAATATACACACAGTgtcttaggaaagtattcagaccccttgactgtttccacattttattacgttacagacttattctaacaattgattaaatatgttttccccctcatcaatctacacacaatacaataatgtcaaagcgaaaacaggtttatagatattttttgcaaatgtattcaaattaaaaacagaaataccttatttacataagtattcagacactttgatataagactcgaaattgagctcaggtgcatcctgtttccattgatcatccttgagatgtttctacaacttgattggagtccacctgtggtaaattcaagtgaatggacatgattttgcaaggcacacacctgtctatataaggttccacagttgacagtgcatgtcagagcaaaaaccaagccatgaggtgaaggaattgtccgtagagctccgagacaggattgtgttctggggaagggtaccaaaaaatatctgcagcattgaaggtccccaaaaacacagtggcctccattattcttaaatagaagaagtttggaaccaccaagactcttcctagagctggccgcctggtgaccaagaacccgatggtcactgacagagctctacagttcctctgtggagatgggagaactttccaggacaaccatctctgcaacactccaccaatcaggcctttatggtagagtggccagacgaaaaccactcctcagtaaaaggcacagcctgcttggagtttgccaaaaggcacctaaagactctcagaccctgagaaacaagattctctgttttgatgaaaccaagattggcctgaataccaagcgtcatgtctg is drawn from Oncorhynchus tshawytscha isolate Ot180627B linkage group LG05, Otsh_v2.0, whole genome shotgun sequence and contains these coding sequences:
- the foxe3 gene encoding forkhead box protein E3; translation: MNLENFSYFSGMCNMTAESQDSPAELASPLVMSPNVSLDSPLPPSPLMLQARIKDGVLIKSEPRAISPNADREEGATLGQTEEHLPTGSRRRKRPVQRGKPPYSYIALIAMAIANSPERKLTLGGIYKFIMERFPFYRENSKKWQNSIRHNLTLNDCFVKIPREPGRPGKGNYWTLDPAAEDMFDNGSFLRRRKRFKRTDVSTYPGYMQSSSAFTPNPMGRPAYPNTMYPGIGSGYGSQLAGTPHPVMLHHYQTPTGVSQGQPRMFSIDNIISQQSVMQGGELNPLGLGGGDLGTMSASCSLTGTDPSNCFQMQTVNPSGNSLGRGGGGLSSNLAPGYPYSSSASPPHLPSMMQSSFSPGSSQVYCTGNRLSLPAVRSGSCAEHTEQLLGLSSTMNSYNNSYMRQANFASGLDRYM